Proteins found in one Candidatus Nitrosopelagicus brevis genomic segment:
- the hisC gene encoding histidinol-phosphate transaminase, with amino-acid sequence MNKKFQKRLNELGNLSGYQKPTKVDDVLKLDSNENLAIKKEFQTELIREAQKRSDIRTYPLGGVENLISSLAKYLKVPKNMISVGNGSDQILDLILANFCTKLTKILTSDPTFGFFEERCKLYSIKQVTIPFSKNMDLRIEDFIKKAKSVDMIYLDSPNNPTGFQFSNKDLEKLIKSFSGPIIIDEAYGEFSNSSVLSLVKKYPNVILVKTLSKAFGLAGLRIGYMIADKKFTEVFSNVIQYPYPLNTLAIECGILAIEKSKQIISIFEIIKKQRARIIKNLKKYDAFDVFDSNANFVLFDAKGADTRVYNALIEQGISIRKLGKLASHKGCLRVTIGTPDMNSKFLLAIRDLIE; translated from the coding sequence ATGAATAAGAAATTCCAAAAAAGATTAAATGAATTAGGAAATCTTTCTGGATATCAAAAACCAACTAAAGTTGATGATGTACTAAAACTAGACTCAAACGAAAATCTTGCAATTAAAAAAGAATTCCAAACTGAATTAATTCGTGAAGCTCAAAAACGTTCAGACATTAGAACATATCCCCTTGGCGGAGTTGAAAATTTAATCAGTTCTCTTGCAAAATATTTGAAAGTACCAAAAAATATGATTTCAGTTGGAAATGGTTCTGATCAAATACTTGATTTAATTCTAGCAAATTTTTGTACAAAATTAACAAAAATCCTAACATCTGATCCTACATTTGGATTCTTTGAAGAAAGATGCAAACTTTACTCTATAAAACAAGTTACAATTCCATTTTCAAAAAATATGGATTTACGCATTGAAGATTTTATTAAAAAAGCAAAATCTGTAGATATGATTTATCTTGATTCTCCAAACAATCCAACTGGATTCCAATTTTCTAATAAAGACTTGGAAAAATTAATCAAATCTTTCTCTGGACCTATAATAATTGATGAAGCATATGGCGAATTCTCAAATTCTTCTGTTCTTAGTCTAGTTAAAAAATACCCCAACGTGATTTTAGTAAAAACTTTGTCTAAAGCATTCGGATTGGCTGGATTACGTATAGGGTATATGATTGCCGACAAAAAATTTACTGAAGTTTTCTCAAATGTTATTCAATATCCATATCCACTAAATACACTCGCTATTGAATGTGGAATTTTGGCTATAGAAAAATCAAAACAAATTATATCTATTTTTGAAATCATCAAAAAACAGAGAGCGAGAATAATAAAAAATTTAAAAAAATATGATGCTTTTGATGTTTTTGATTCTAATGCAAATTTTGTATTATTTGATGCAAAAGGTGCTGATACACGAGTATACAATGCATTAATTGAACAAGGAATTTCTATTAGAAAACTTGGAAAATTGGCTTCACACAAAGGATGTTTGCGTGTAACAATTGGTACTCCTGATATGAACTCTAAATTTTTACTTGCAATACGTGATCTTATAGAATGA
- a CDS encoding HAD family hydrolase: MTKEIFISNDISQKIQKFDSIIFDCDGVLVDIRNSYDHAINKTISAIMKELFNDEIGDVVTSKIHFGLKSVGGFNDEVAVVYAIVMTLAASKKSEIEFEKLIVDVISNANESGINSIDDYFKDRNIDLIEIKSKLDYENSRKVSYIHKIFNQLFYGPKLYEEISNEKSQFYDEPLIDLDDIVLDDNLMLKLKNRFGTKISTVTGRGKFAFSYSMKKFLDNFDMENSVFLEDRPLNLAKPNPESLIESISKINSKCSLYIGDSMEDLLMVQKCQEQGYDVSFCGIYGSSDEPKLKYELFQKNDAPFILESIQELPKALNLV; the protein is encoded by the coding sequence ATGACCAAAGAAATTTTCATTTCTAATGATATATCTCAGAAAATCCAGAAATTTGATTCAATAATATTTGATTGTGATGGAGTCTTAGTTGATATTAGAAATTCATATGATCATGCAATCAATAAAACAATTTCTGCAATAATGAAAGAATTGTTTAATGATGAAATAGGTGATGTCGTAACATCAAAAATTCACTTTGGTTTAAAATCTGTTGGAGGATTTAATGATGAAGTTGCAGTAGTGTATGCTATAGTCATGACATTGGCTGCTTCCAAAAAGTCTGAAATTGAATTTGAAAAATTAATTGTTGATGTAATTAGTAACGCTAATGAATCTGGCATTAATTCTATTGATGATTATTTCAAAGACCGAAATATAGATCTTATAGAAATTAAATCAAAATTAGATTATGAAAATTCTCGTAAAGTGAGTTATATACACAAAATTTTCAATCAATTGTTTTATGGACCAAAATTATATGAAGAAATTTCTAATGAAAAATCTCAATTCTATGATGAACCCTTAATTGATCTAGATGATATAGTCTTAGATGACAATCTTATGCTTAAATTAAAAAATAGATTTGGTACTAAAATCTCTACTGTAACTGGAAGAGGAAAATTTGCGTTTTCATATTCAATGAAAAAATTTTTAGATAATTTTGATATGGAAAACTCAGTATTTCTAGAAGATCGTCCATTGAACCTGGCAAAACCAAATCCCGAATCTCTAATAGAATCAATTTCTAAAATTAATTCGAAATGTTCTCTATACATTGGCGATTCAATGGAGGATCTTTTGATGGTTCAAAAATGTCAGGAACAAGGTTATGATGTATCATTTTGTGGTATTTATGGTTCTAGTGATGAACCGAAATTAAAATATGAATTATTTCAAAAGAATGACGCACCATTTATTCTTGAATCAATACAAGAACTTCCGAAGGCATTAAATCTGGTATGA
- the hisB gene encoding imidazoleglycerol-phosphate dehydratase HisB, which yields MKPRKTSIKRETKETSVSITINLDGTGKTTINTGIKFLDHLIGSFGKHSMMDLVVKAKSRDGIEHHLIEDTGITIGSAIDKALGNRSGITRFSFSSVPMDEALAETSLDLVKRQYHKITLSTKRTKIEGISKEDLEHFFFSLAQNLNCCIHVTVKYGDNDHHKVEAAIKSMAVAIRNAASNDPKQKGIPSTKGAM from the coding sequence ATGAAACCTAGAAAAACAAGCATCAAACGAGAAACCAAAGAAACCAGTGTTTCAATAACCATTAATCTGGATGGAACTGGCAAAACCACAATCAATACAGGTATAAAATTCCTAGATCACTTGATTGGTTCTTTTGGTAAGCACTCGATGATGGATTTGGTTGTTAAGGCAAAATCAAGAGATGGAATTGAACACCACTTGATTGAAGATACAGGCATAACTATTGGAAGTGCAATTGATAAGGCGTTAGGAAATAGAAGTGGAATTACAAGATTCAGTTTCTCATCTGTACCTATGGATGAAGCTCTAGCTGAAACATCACTTGATTTAGTAAAAAGACAATATCACAAAATAACTCTCTCAACCAAAAGAACAAAGATTGAGGGTATATCCAAAGAAGATCTAGAACACTTTTTCTTCTCTCTTGCGCAAAATCTGAATTGTTGTATTCATGTTACTGTAAAGTATGGAGATAATGATCACCACAAAGTTGAAGCTGCCATAAAATCAATGGCAGTAGCAATACGTAATGCAGCATCAAATGATCCTAAACAAAAAGGTATACCAAGTACTAAAGGCGCAATGTAA
- the hisH gene encoding imidazole glycerol phosphate synthase subunit HisH, whose protein sequence is MVSVAIFDYGAGNIFSLKTSLEKNGASVDIITSFDQSKKYDGLLLPGVGNFDPAIRSIRDYSALGFHDFVKEKIPVLGICLGMEMFFKQSQEGKEKGLDVMNGEVVLLPNDMKIPHMGWNSLEITKDSKILEGVENNSWVYFVHSYRAKPDNSDIIVANADYGIKVPAVVEDNLFFGTQFHPEKSGKIGSLMIQNFLRVCSK, encoded by the coding sequence ATGGTAAGTGTAGCAATATTTGATTATGGAGCAGGAAATATCTTTAGTCTAAAGACTTCACTTGAAAAAAATGGTGCCAGTGTTGATATTATTACCAGTTTTGATCAATCAAAAAAATATGATGGTTTATTGTTGCCTGGTGTAGGAAATTTTGATCCTGCAATTAGAAGCATTAGAGATTATTCTGCATTGGGATTCCATGATTTTGTAAAAGAAAAAATTCCAGTTCTTGGAATATGTCTAGGAATGGAGATGTTTTTCAAGCAAAGTCAAGAAGGAAAGGAAAAAGGTCTAGATGTAATGAATGGCGAAGTTGTATTACTTCCAAATGATATGAAAATTCCACATATGGGTTGGAATAGTTTAGAAATTACAAAAGATAGTAAAATTCTTGAAGGAGTAGAGAATAATTCATGGGTTTACTTCGTTCATTCCTATAGGGCCAAGCCTGATAATTCAGATATTATTGTGGCTAATGCAGATTATGGAATAAAAGTTCCTGCTGTTGTAGAAGATAATTTATTTTTCGGAACTCAATTTCATCCTGAAAAATCAGGTAAAATTGGATCATTAATGATTCAAAACTTTCTTAGAGTGTGCAGTAAATGA
- a CDS encoding HisA/HisF-related TIM barrel protein produces the protein MKIIPAIDLMDGKVVRLYKGDPKNKIIYSNNPVEIAKKWESLGGDILHIVDLDATLGSGENSKIIKEISENTSIPLQVAGGLRTEEKISEVLDFASRAVIGTIAMQLKESEQDNILSDFIQTFGSERIVISIDHVDGKIVTHGWQNNTGIDLYDATNEFVNYGFTEFLTTNVSKDGTLEGPDIESLKKICQIKKCNAIASGGISKMQDIQDVNEIDPFGVILGKALYEGLVSIEEAKKIGSN, from the coding sequence ATGAAAATAATCCCTGCAATTGATTTGATGGACGGTAAAGTTGTCCGCTTGTATAAAGGTGATCCTAAAAACAAAATAATTTACAGTAACAATCCTGTAGAAATTGCAAAAAAATGGGAATCACTTGGAGGTGATATCTTACATATTGTTGATTTAGATGCAACCTTAGGCAGTGGTGAGAATTCTAAAATTATTAAAGAAATTTCTGAAAACACATCAATTCCGTTGCAGGTTGCAGGTGGCCTACGAACTGAAGAAAAAATTTCTGAAGTTCTAGATTTTGCTTCCCGTGCCGTAATTGGAACAATTGCAATGCAACTTAAAGAAAGTGAGCAAGATAATATTCTAAGTGATTTTATCCAAACATTTGGTTCTGAACGAATTGTAATTTCCATTGATCATGTGGATGGAAAAATTGTTACTCATGGATGGCAAAATAACACTGGTATTGATCTATATGATGCAACAAATGAGTTTGTCAACTATGGGTTTACCGAATTTTTAACCACAAATGTTTCAAAGGATGGGACCTTGGAAGGACCTGATATTGAATCACTAAAAAAAATATGCCAAATAAAAAAGTGTAATGCAATTGCCAGTGGTGGAATATCTAAAATGCAAGATATTCAAGATGTTAATGAAATTGATCCATTTGGAGTAATTCTAGGAAAGGCACTTTATGAAGGGCTAGTTTCAATAGAGGAGGCAAAGAAAATTGGTTCTAACTAA